The following are encoded in a window of Flavobacterium sp. WC2421 genomic DNA:
- a CDS encoding SDR family NAD(P)-dependent oxidoreductase: protein MENKKNKIALVTGGSRGLGKEMALSLAKKGLDVVLTYHSKKEEAEVVVGEIEKLGQKAVAIQLNVAESSSFDSFFQNVTTVLKSTFNTDKFDFLVNNAGVGVHEGFLTTTEAQVDNMVNIHFKGAFFLTQKALAVMNDGGGIVNISSGLTRFSFPGYAAYASMKGAIETLSKYQAKELGERKIRVNIVAPGAIETDFGGGAVRDNEQLNQMIAAMTALGRVGLPDDIGSVVAFLCTDDAKWVNAQRIEVSGGMNL from the coding sequence ATGGAAAACAAAAAAAATAAAATCGCTCTAGTGACTGGTGGTAGTCGCGGATTAGGAAAAGAAATGGCTTTAAGTTTAGCTAAAAAAGGACTTGATGTAGTATTGACTTACCACAGTAAAAAGGAAGAAGCAGAAGTGGTTGTAGGTGAAATTGAAAAACTGGGACAAAAGGCAGTTGCAATTCAGTTGAATGTAGCGGAATCAAGTAGTTTTGATTCGTTTTTTCAAAATGTAACAACGGTTTTAAAAAGCACTTTTAATACGGATAAATTTGACTTTTTAGTTAATAATGCAGGTGTGGGAGTTCATGAAGGTTTTTTAACAACTACCGAGGCTCAAGTAGACAACATGGTTAATATTCATTTTAAAGGAGCATTTTTTCTAACTCAAAAAGCGTTAGCAGTAATGAATGACGGTGGTGGAATTGTAAATATTTCTTCAGGATTAACTCGTTTTTCATTCCCAGGTTATGCTGCTTATGCAAGTATGAAAGGAGCAATAGAAACCTTGTCCAAGTACCAAGCAAAAGAATTGGGAGAACGAAAAATAAGAGTGAATATCGTGGCACCAGGAGCTATAGAAACTGATTTTGGTGGCGGTGCAGTTCGTGACAATGAACAATTAAACCAAATGATTGCTGCAATGACAGCATTAGGAAGAGTAGGCTTGCCAGACGATATTGGTAGCGTAGTTGCTTTTCTATGTACAGATGATGCTAAATGGGTCAATGCACAACGAATTGAAGTTTCAGGCGGAATGAATTTGTAA
- a CDS encoding alpha-amylase family glycosyl hydrolase: protein MKKKTISRLLINCLSQSKELLLCLNLLIILFTSSIYAQDPAQYGTPYTGVPDPRDATIYQVHIRPHSATGNLASVTADLDRIKALGINVLYLMPIYPYGTDSRSSNSPYCIKEFKTVGAEYGSLTDLRNLTNAAHSRGMAVILDWVANQTSWDHPWITQHPDYYVQSNGAIQQLGSYPDVAALNFNSTAMKTAMIDAMRFWVFAANIDGYRCDFADNSPAAFWTQAISNLRGISAHKLIFFAEGTFAQNFTSGFDMNFGFKWYGEALKPIHTGTSVAQIQTTTNTEYTSANASQQLVRYTANHDTETSETAMNVFGGHDGVIANFLVSAYMRGVPMLTSGQEVDFNQVIPWPYTSVKINWGNTTAKNDFTKILNFRNSSVAIRRGTMTNYSNTNVCAFTKTSGSEKVIVLTNLRGSSSTFVVPATMAGSYKEVYSGTTINLTSGATMTLNPYQYLVVTNLYYYTIQNRWKGTYLYDAGNNVAYGATVANNNYRWEKVMIDGRYTQFKNLGTGEFMHIENQTGSVQCGAITAGWSSAQWTPEYIDGTWIRIRNKWQPASIVNVEGQTGAAQYSGAQDSFYSAQWQLNAVAAGTSTSKVSNSKTLSNEEDLISSITIYPNPATNNQFNIALPELEQNDIATVKITDLNGKIVFTKEINTSTIINHNLATGMYFISIHSNNLDATKKLIIK from the coding sequence ATGAAGAAAAAAACCATTTCGAGACTATTAATAAACTGTTTAAGCCAATCAAAAGAGCTACTACTTTGTTTAAATCTTTTGATTATCTTATTTACAAGCTCCATCTATGCTCAAGATCCTGCTCAGTATGGAACTCCATATACAGGAGTGCCAGATCCAAGAGATGCAACTATTTATCAAGTACATATTCGCCCTCATAGTGCGACAGGAAATTTAGCCTCAGTAACTGCTGATTTAGACCGTATCAAAGCACTCGGTATTAATGTACTGTATCTAATGCCTATTTACCCATATGGAACTGACTCTAGAAGTTCCAATTCACCGTATTGTATCAAAGAGTTTAAAACAGTAGGGGCTGAATATGGTTCTTTAACAGATTTAAGAAACCTTACTAATGCAGCTCACAGCAGGGGAATGGCTGTTATTTTGGACTGGGTTGCCAATCAAACTTCTTGGGATCATCCATGGATTACACAACATCCCGATTACTATGTTCAAAGTAACGGCGCAATTCAGCAATTAGGATCTTATCCTGATGTCGCGGCATTAAATTTTAACAGCACAGCAATGAAAACGGCTATGATTGATGCTATGCGTTTTTGGGTATTTGCTGCTAATATTGATGGCTATCGCTGTGATTTTGCCGACAATTCCCCTGCTGCTTTCTGGACTCAAGCCATCAGTAATTTAAGAGGAATTAGTGCCCACAAATTAATATTTTTTGCAGAAGGAACCTTTGCACAAAATTTCACCTCCGGTTTTGACATGAACTTTGGGTTTAAATGGTATGGTGAGGCACTGAAACCTATACATACTGGCACTTCTGTTGCGCAAATTCAAACGACCACAAATACGGAATACACTTCGGCAAATGCCTCACAGCAGCTGGTTAGATATACCGCTAATCACGATACCGAAACTTCAGAAACAGCCATGAATGTTTTTGGAGGTCACGATGGAGTAATTGCAAATTTTCTGGTATCAGCTTACATGCGAGGGGTCCCTATGTTAACCAGTGGACAAGAAGTAGATTTTAATCAGGTAATTCCATGGCCGTATACCTCTGTAAAAATTAATTGGGGTAACACTACCGCAAAAAATGATTTTACTAAAATTCTAAATTTCAGAAATTCAAGCGTAGCTATAAGACGTGGCACAATGACCAATTATTCAAACACCAATGTTTGTGCTTTTACTAAAACATCAGGTAGCGAAAAAGTTATTGTTCTTACCAACCTCCGAGGTTCATCATCTACGTTTGTTGTCCCAGCAACCATGGCAGGCTCGTATAAAGAAGTCTATTCTGGTACAACAATTAACTTGACTTCAGGAGCAACAATGACTTTGAATCCTTATCAATATCTTGTTGTCACAAACCTCTATTATTATACAATTCAAAATAGATGGAAAGGAACCTATCTCTACGATGCGGGGAATAATGTAGCCTATGGGGCAACAGTAGCAAACAATAATTATCGATGGGAAAAAGTAATGATTGATGGTCGTTACACTCAATTCAAAAACCTAGGTACAGGAGAGTTCATGCACATCGAAAATCAAACCGGTTCTGTACAATGTGGCGCAATTACGGCAGGTTGGTCGAGTGCGCAATGGACTCCAGAATATATTGATGGAACTTGGATCAGAATTAGAAATAAATGGCAGCCGGCAAGTATTGTCAATGTAGAAGGACAAACGGGAGCGGCCCAATATTCTGGTGCTCAAGACAGTTTTTATAGTGCACAATGGCAATTGAATGCTGTAGCGGCTGGAACTTCTACTTCAAAAGTATCAAATTCAAAAACTCTTTCGAATGAAGAAGACCTAATTAGTTCGATTACTATTTATCCTAATCCAGCAACCAACAATCAATTTAATATAGCCTTACCTGAATTAGAACAAAATGATATAGCAACTGTTAAAATTACTGATTTGAACGGTAAAATTGTATTTACAAAAGAGATTAATACCTCTACAATAATTAATCACAATTTAGCAACTGGTATGTATTTTATTTCAATTCATTCGAATAATTTAGACGCTACCAAAAAACTGATTATAAAATAG
- a CDS encoding glycoside hydrolase family 97 protein, translated as MTFKLKKTNLHQLFLFIFLAPFLVQAQEINSPNKNLVLKFELVANGVPSYQLSYKGKPVIKPSTLGLEIKDVPSFMDGFSITNTEQKSVDDSWNPVMGEEKTIRDNYNELVVTLAQAKNNNRFIRIRFRLFNDGLGFRYEFPKQNDLNYFVIKEEHTEFQLAGDHKIFWIPGDYDTNEYAYTTSKISEIPSLMKKATVEINSQWPIKNLAVQTPSMMKSSDGLYINIHEAALINYPAMSLNVDANTFKMSSHLTPDAVGNKGYMQTDTQTPWRTIVVSDKATDILASKLILNLNEPTAYKDVSWIKPVKYIGIWWEYFVAGKSTWAYGKENNVKLGQDFTKLTPNGKHGATTEHAKEYIDFAAKNGFDAILIEGWNVGWEDWINNWKEEVFDFTTAYPDFDVKAVHEYAASKGVKIIMHHETSGAATNYERRLDRAFQFMNDNGYDAVKTGYVGKIIPRGEHHDGQWMVNHYIHVAERAADYKIMIDSHEAVRPTGLNRTYPNWVAQESARGTEFEAMGGLAPEHTTILPFTRLMGGPMDYTPGIFQTDLTYYKTGGNQRVNTTLVKQLAYYVTMYSPLQMAADIPDNYNRFPDAFQFIKDVAVDWDNSYILEAEPGDYITIARKAKGKNEWFVGGITDENSRTATIAFDYLPKGKKFIATVYADAKDASWNEKPQNYTIQKIIVTSKSVLKQYIAPGGGTAISIKEGDASEMKGLKKL; from the coding sequence ATGACCTTTAAACTTAAAAAAACAAATCTACATCAGTTGTTTTTATTTATTTTCCTTGCTCCTTTTTTGGTACAAGCACAAGAAATAAATTCACCTAATAAGAATCTTGTTCTAAAATTTGAACTTGTAGCAAATGGTGTTCCTTCTTATCAATTATCTTATAAAGGAAAACCTGTAATCAAGCCTAGTACTTTGGGATTAGAAATAAAAGATGTGCCTTCGTTTATGGATGGCTTTTCCATTACTAATACGGAACAAAAATCAGTTGATGATTCTTGGAACCCAGTTATGGGTGAGGAAAAAACCATTCGCGACAACTACAACGAATTGGTAGTTACTTTGGCACAAGCCAAAAACAACAATCGTTTCATCCGAATTCGCTTTCGTTTGTTCAATGATGGATTGGGGTTTAGATATGAATTTCCAAAACAAAATGATCTTAATTATTTTGTAATCAAAGAAGAACATACCGAATTTCAATTGGCTGGAGACCATAAAATTTTCTGGATTCCAGGAGATTATGACACCAATGAATATGCGTATACCACATCAAAGATTTCAGAAATTCCTTCCTTGATGAAAAAAGCTACCGTTGAAATTAATTCACAATGGCCTATAAAAAATCTAGCTGTACAAACCCCATCGATGATGAAATCTTCGGATGGTTTATACATCAATATTCACGAGGCTGCATTGATTAATTACCCAGCGATGTCTTTAAACGTTGATGCAAACACTTTTAAAATGAGCAGTCATCTTACGCCTGATGCCGTTGGAAATAAAGGATACATGCAAACGGATACACAAACGCCTTGGAGAACAATCGTAGTAAGCGATAAAGCCACTGATATTTTGGCTTCAAAACTGATCTTGAACCTCAACGAACCCACTGCTTACAAAGATGTTTCATGGATAAAACCAGTGAAATACATTGGAATTTGGTGGGAATACTTCGTGGCTGGAAAAAGCACATGGGCGTATGGGAAAGAGAACAATGTGAAGCTTGGCCAAGATTTTACTAAGCTTACACCAAATGGAAAACACGGCGCAACAACAGAACATGCCAAAGAATATATTGATTTCGCTGCAAAAAATGGATTTGATGCCATCCTTATCGAAGGATGGAATGTAGGTTGGGAAGATTGGATTAACAATTGGAAAGAAGAGGTTTTTGATTTCACAACTGCCTATCCTGATTTTGATGTAAAAGCAGTTCATGAATACGCTGCCTCAAAAGGGGTAAAGATTATCATGCACCATGAAACTTCGGGAGCTGCAACAAACTACGAACGCCGTTTAGATCGTGCTTTTCAGTTTATGAATGATAACGGATATGATGCTGTAAAAACAGGATATGTAGGGAAAATTATTCCGCGTGGTGAACACCATGACGGACAATGGATGGTAAATCATTACATACATGTTGCAGAGCGTGCCGCCGATTATAAAATTATGATCGACAGCCACGAAGCAGTTCGCCCTACGGGATTAAACCGTACCTATCCAAACTGGGTTGCTCAAGAATCAGCTCGAGGAACGGAGTTTGAAGCCATGGGAGGATTAGCTCCAGAACACACCACTATTTTACCATTTACTCGCTTGATGGGTGGGCCAATGGATTATACACCCGGTATTTTTCAAACGGATCTTACGTATTACAAAACAGGTGGGAATCAACGTGTCAACACTACATTGGTAAAACAACTGGCCTATTATGTGACGATGTACAGCCCGTTGCAAATGGCAGCTGATATTCCGGACAATTACAATCGTTTTCCTGATGCTTTTCAGTTTATAAAAGATGTTGCAGTAGACTGGGACAATAGTTATATCCTAGAAGCAGAGCCTGGAGATTACATTACTATTGCCCGAAAAGCAAAAGGGAAAAATGAATGGTTCGTAGGAGGAATCACTGATGAAAATTCAAGAACGGCAACTATTGCTTTTGACTATTTACCAAAAGGAAAAAAATTCATAGCAACTGTTTATGCAGATGCTAAAGATGCTAGTTGGAATGAAAAACCACAAAATTATACGATTCAAAAAATCATAGTGACTTCAAAAAGTGTTTTGAAACAATACATTGCTCCTGGTGGAGGGACTGCCATCAGTATTAAAGAAGGGGATGCTTCAGAAATGAAGGGATTGAAAAAACTGTAA
- a CDS encoding gliding motility-associated C-terminal domain-containing protein: MKKKLLFFIICLLTISFANAKKPPLHSVEKQNAVFLTVSIFGDATPGAWVTDTDMTTTDGITYTLNGVALVPGALKFRGNHAWTLPYNWGGTAFPSGTAVVDADPITVPTAGTYNITFNIETAVYSIAIPTVNHPIISIFGDATPGAWVTDTDMTTTDGITYTLNGVALVPGALKFRGNHAWDLPYNWGGTDFPSGTAVVDTDPITVPTTGTYNITFNIETAVYSIAIPTVNHPIISIFGDATPGAWVTDTDMTTTDGITYTLNGVALVPGALKFRGNHAWDLPYNWGGTDFPSGTAVVDADPITVPTAGTYNITFNIETAVYSIAIPTVNHPIISIFGDATPGAWVTDTDMTTTDGITYTLNGVALVPGALKFRGNHAWDLPYNWGGTDFPSGTAVVDTDPITVPTAGTYNITFNIETAVYSIAIPTVNHPIISIFGDATPGAWVTDTDMTTTDGITYTLNGVALVPGALKFRGNHAWDLPYNWGGTDFPSGTAVVDTDPITVPTAGTYNITFNIETAVYSIAIPTVNHPIISIFGDATPGAWVTDTDMTTTDGITYTLNGVALVPGALKFRGNHAWTLPYNWGGTAFPSGTAVVDADPITVPTAGTYNITFNIETAVYSIAIPTVNHPIISIFGDATPGAWVTDTDMVTTDGITYTLNGVALVPGALKFRGNHAWTLPYNWGGTAFPSGTAVVDADPITVPTAGTYNITFNIETAVYSIAIPTVNHQVISIFGDATPGAWVTDTDMITTDGNLYTLDGVSLIPGALKFRGNHAWTLPYNWGGTAFPSGIAVVDADPITVPTAGTYNITFNKTTAEYSILIPSAPSKLTYNTPNIFVSNTTISSLVPSVDVGLGNLVYTVNPSLPEGLQLDAVTGIISGTPTSIQSASAYTVSATNSYGFSSKTISIEIQGVPTNLTYTGDLRLPINIVMETVVPTVISNPISTFSINPSLPFGLILNTANGTVSGRPTIETDVINYTVTATNAIGSTSKSFSIEVYNEDHDFDGILDVNDNCPTTYNQDQADIDHDGIGDACDLVEINVAEGFSPNGDGKNDTWFINNLINHPNSSVRVFNSTGAEVYFSPDYQNDWNGEYKNTGKIVAIGSYFYQIDLGNDGSIDQQGWIYIAK, translated from the coding sequence ATGAAAAAGAAATTACTCTTTTTTATTATTTGTCTATTGACAATCTCTTTTGCAAATGCAAAAAAGCCACCACTTCATTCAGTTGAAAAACAGAATGCAGTTTTTCTAACCGTCAGCATCTTTGGAGACGCCACTCCAGGTGCTTGGGTAACGGATACCGATATGACTACCACAGATGGAATTACGTATACGCTCAATGGTGTAGCTTTAGTTCCTGGTGCTTTAAAATTTAGAGGAAATCACGCTTGGACATTACCCTACAACTGGGGTGGAACTGCTTTTCCTTCGGGAACTGCAGTAGTAGATGCTGATCCTATAACAGTGCCAACCGCTGGTACTTACAATATTACTTTTAACATTGAAACTGCTGTTTATTCGATTGCGATTCCAACAGTAAACCATCCAATAATCAGTATTTTTGGAGACGCTACTCCGGGTGCTTGGGTAACGGATACCGATATGACTACCACAGATGGAATTACGTATACGCTCAATGGTGTAGCTTTGGTTCCTGGTGCTTTAAAATTTAGAGGAAATCACGCTTGGGACTTGCCTTATAACTGGGGTGGAACTGACTTCCCTTCAGGAACTGCGGTAGTGGATACCGATCCTATAACAGTACCAACCACTGGTACTTACAATATTACTTTTAACATTGAAACTGCTGTTTATTCGATTGCGATTCCAACAGTAAATCATCCAATAATCAGTATTTTTGGAGACGCTACTCCGGGTGCTTGGGTAACGGATACCGATATGACTACCACAGATGGAATTACGTATACGCTCAATGGTGTAGCTTTGGTTCCTGGTGCTTTAAAATTTAGAGGAAATCACGCTTGGGACTTGCCTTATAACTGGGGTGGAACTGACTTCCCTTCAGGAACTGCCGTTGTTGATGCTGATCCTATAACAGTACCAACCGCTGGTACTTACAATATTACTTTTAACATTGAAACTGCTGTTTATTCGATTGCGATTCCAACAGTAAACCATCCAATAATCAGTATTTTTGGTGATGCGACTCCAGGTGCTTGGGTAACGGATACCGATATGACTACCACAGATGGAATTACGTATACGCTCAATGGTGTAGCTTTGGTTCCTGGTGCTCTAAAATTTAGAGGGAATCACGCTTGGGACTTGCCTTATAACTGGGGTGGAACTGACTTCCCTTCAGGAACTGCGGTAGTGGATACCGATCCTATAACAGTACCAACCGCTGGTACTTACAATATTACTTTTAACATTGAAACTGCTGTTTATTCGATTGCGATTCCAACAGTAAATCATCCAATAATCAGTATTTTTGGAGACGCTACTCCGGGTGCTTGGGTAACGGATACCGATATGACTACCACAGATGGAATTACGTATACGCTCAATGGTGTAGCTTTGGTTCCTGGTGCTTTAAAATTTAGAGGTAATCACGCTTGGGACTTGCCTTATAACTGGGGTGGAACTGACTTCCCTTCAGGAACTGCGGTAGTGGATACCGATCCTATAACAGTACCAACCGCTGGTACTTACAATATTACTTTTAACATTGAAACTGCTGTTTATTCGATTGCGATTCCAACAGTAAACCATCCAATAATCAGTATTTTTGGTGATGCGACTCCAGGTGCTTGGGTAACGGATACCGATATGACTACCACAGATGGAATTACGTATACGCTCAATGGTGTAGCTTTGGTTCCTGGTGCTTTAAAATTTAGAGGAAATCACGCTTGGACATTACCCTATAACTGGGGTGGAACTGCTTTTCCTTCGGGAACTGCCGTTGTTGATGCTGATCCTATAACAGTGCCTACAGCTGGTACTTACAATATTACTTTTAACATTGAAACTGCTGTTTATTCGATTGCGATTCCAACAGTAAACCATCCAATAATCAGTATTTTTGGTGATGCGACTCCAGGTGCTTGGGTAACGGATACCGATATGGTTACCACCGATGGAATTACGTATACGCTGAATGGTGTAGCTTTGGTTCCTGGTGCTCTAAAATTTAGAGGAAATCACGCTTGGACATTGCCTTATAATTGGGGTGGAACTGCTTTCCCTTCAGGAACTGCTGTTGTTGATGCTGATCCTATAACAGTGCCAACCGCTGGTACTTACAATATTACTTTTAACATTGAAACTGCTGTTTATTCGATTGCGATTCCAACAGTAAATCATCAAGTAATAAGTATTTTTGGTGATGCGACTCCGGGTGCTTGGGTAACGGATACCGATATGATTACTACTGATGGTAACTTATATACTCTTGATGGAGTTTCTTTAATTCCTGGTGCTCTAAAATTTAGAGGGAATCATGCTTGGACATTGCCTTATAACTGGGGTGGAACAGCTTTCCCTTCAGGAATTGCAGTAGTGGATGCTGATCCTATAACAGTGCCTACAGCTGGCACTTACAATATTACTTTTAATAAAACGACAGCAGAATATAGTATTTTAATCCCTTCAGCACCAAGTAAATTAACTTATAATACCCCAAATATTTTTGTTTCAAATACAACAATTTCGAGCTTAGTACCATCAGTAGATGTAGGTCTTGGCAATCTTGTTTACACGGTAAATCCATCATTACCTGAAGGATTGCAATTGGACGCTGTTACTGGAATTATCAGTGGAACACCAACAAGCATTCAATCTGCAAGTGCTTACACAGTATCTGCAACCAATAGTTATGGTTTTTCTTCCAAAACAATTAGTATAGAAATACAAGGTGTACCAACAAACCTAACTTATACAGGAGACCTTAGACTACCCATAAACATTGTAATGGAAACAGTAGTACCAACTGTAATTTCAAATCCAATTTCGACTTTTAGTATAAATCCGTCATTGCCTTTTGGCCTAATTTTAAATACTGCTAACGGAACAGTATCAGGTAGACCCACAATCGAAACTGATGTTATCAACTATACAGTAACCGCAACTAATGCAATAGGTTCTACATCAAAGAGCTTCTCTATCGAAGTGTACAATGAAGACCATGATTTTGATGGAATTCTAGATGTCAATGACAATTGTCCTACAACGTATAATCAAGATCAGGCAGATATTGACCATGATGGTATTGGCGATGCTTGTGACTTAGTTGAAATAAATGTAGCCGAAGGATTTTCACCAAATGGTGATGGTAAAAATGATACTTGGTTTATAAATAATTTAATCAATCACCCCAATTCATCTGTTCGTGTTTTCAACAGCACGGGAGCTGAAGTGTATTTTTCTCCTGATTATCAGAATGACTGGAATGGAGAATACAAAAACACGGGTAAAATTGTAGCCATAGGTTCTTATTTCTATCAAATTGATTTAGGTAATGATGGTTCTATTGATCAACAAGGGTGGATTTACATTGCTAAATAA
- a CDS encoding alpha-amylase family glycosyl hydrolase, which yields MKLYINIVFILVFSSVLASCSSSDNEPNPASVYPQYGTRFEKMPKKEDAVIYQVNIRAFSEAGTLKGVQEKLTTIQELGVNVIYLMPIYPVGIVRSSGGLGSPYSVKDYKAVNTDFGTLEDLRVLVEEAHKKNMAVILDWVANHTSWDNGWITAHPDWYQKDASGNIIIPPGTNYNDVAQLDFTNTEMRAAMIDAMSYWVYSANIDGFRCDYADFVPQNFWSEAITALRKIKKNQTILMLAEGSKVSQFAAGFDFTFGFNFFSAIEKVFGESKSATTLQDSNAIEYANNYTPENKVVRYTSNHDVNLSDGTPLELFGGKKGSIAAFVVAAYMNSTPMIYNGQEVGYNKRIDYFNRTPIDWSTADLDMLAEYKKIIAFRNSSNAIKKGTFKGYSSDAVSAFTMETETEKVFVLSNLTSSTVNYTIPVSLSKMTWKDGFTSAAITATTEISLLPYEYKVLKN from the coding sequence ATGAAATTATATATCAACATCGTTTTTATACTTGTCTTTAGTTCGGTACTCGCTTCATGCAGTTCTTCGGATAATGAGCCAAATCCAGCATCAGTATATCCACAATACGGAACCCGTTTTGAAAAAATGCCTAAAAAGGAAGATGCCGTAATTTATCAGGTAAACATTCGTGCCTTTAGTGAAGCAGGAACTCTAAAAGGAGTTCAAGAAAAACTAACTACTATTCAAGAACTTGGAGTTAATGTTATTTATTTAATGCCTATTTATCCAGTGGGTATAGTGCGATCTTCTGGCGGATTAGGATCTCCATATTCTGTTAAAGATTACAAAGCAGTAAATACTGATTTTGGAACTTTGGAAGACCTACGCGTTTTAGTAGAAGAAGCCCACAAAAAAAATATGGCAGTTATTTTGGACTGGGTAGCTAACCATACTTCATGGGATAATGGTTGGATTACTGCTCATCCAGATTGGTACCAAAAAGATGCTAGCGGAAATATTATTATTCCTCCAGGAACTAATTATAATGATGTAGCACAACTAGATTTTACAAATACTGAAATGCGTGCCGCTATGATTGATGCCATGTCCTACTGGGTATACAGTGCAAACATAGATGGTTTTAGATGTGATTATGCTGATTTTGTACCCCAAAATTTTTGGTCAGAAGCTATTACAGCATTAAGAAAAATTAAGAAAAATCAAACCATATTGATGCTTGCAGAAGGTTCAAAAGTGAGTCAATTTGCTGCTGGTTTTGATTTTACTTTTGGATTTAATTTCTTCAGTGCTATTGAAAAAGTTTTTGGCGAAAGCAAATCAGCAACTACTCTACAAGATTCGAATGCTATAGAATATGCTAATAATTACACTCCTGAAAATAAAGTGGTAAGGTATACAAGCAATCATGATGTCAACCTTTCTGATGGTACCCCTTTAGAGTTATTTGGTGGAAAAAAAGGATCTATTGCCGCATTTGTAGTTGCAGCATACATGAATTCTACACCTATGATTTATAATGGGCAAGAAGTAGGGTACAATAAAAGAATCGATTATTTTAACCGCACCCCTATTGACTGGAGTACAGCTGATTTAGATATGCTAGCCGAATACAAGAAAATCATAGCTTTTAGAAATTCTAGCAATGCCATTAAAAAAGGAACTTTTAAAGGATATAGTAGTGATGCGGTAAGTGCATTTACCATGGAAACAGAGACTGAAAAAGTTTTTGTATTATCCAACTTAACTTCGTCAACTGTTAATTACACTATTCCTGTTTCATTATCAAAAATGACATGGAAAGATGGGTTTACTAGTGCTGCAATAACGGCCACTACTGAAATAAGTTTATTGCCCTATGAATATAAGGTATTGAAAAACTAA
- a CDS encoding type IX secretion system membrane protein PorP/SprF, translating into MKNIHYILATTLLLIGSSVFAQQESSFAFYKYHMNVINPAYAGVDEQTVITSSIRNQWSGIANAPKTQAVSFGMPIANNLGFGIAVVNSSTFIEKQTAVDINLSYKVKMSQSTDLYLGINAGGTNFNLNTAGLELYSVESDPAFGSIKTFNPNFGAGALLKSEKFYVSLSVPKLLHIQNAKNDNGYATLETNKPRIYLSGGYDFNLNPAGTLILKPSVLARYATATPFSVDISTMLQIQQNFEVGALYRTDKAYAAMANFILNKKFIIGYAYEMSTISTMASAKNTNEILLQYTF; encoded by the coding sequence ATGAAAAATATACATTACATATTGGCAACCACACTACTCTTAATTGGTAGTTCCGTTTTTGCCCAACAAGAAAGCTCATTTGCTTTTTACAAATACCACATGAACGTTATCAATCCTGCTTATGCAGGTGTTGATGAGCAAACCGTAATTACAAGTTCCATAAGAAATCAGTGGAGCGGAATAGCAAATGCCCCAAAAACGCAAGCCGTTTCTTTTGGAATGCCAATTGCAAATAATCTTGGCTTTGGTATCGCTGTTGTCAATTCTTCTACTTTTATAGAAAAACAAACAGCAGTAGATATTAATTTATCATATAAAGTAAAAATGAGTCAAAGCACGGATTTGTATTTGGGTATTAATGCAGGAGGTACTAATTTTAATCTAAACACAGCTGGGCTAGAACTATATTCTGTTGAATCAGATCCTGCTTTTGGTTCCATCAAAACGTTTAACCCTAACTTTGGAGCCGGTGCCCTATTAAAAAGTGAAAAATTCTATGTCTCGCTTTCGGTACCTAAATTATTACATATCCAAAACGCAAAAAATGACAATGGATATGCAACATTAGAAACTAACAAACCTAGAATTTATCTAAGCGGTGGTTATGATTTTAATCTTAATCCAGCAGGGACATTAATATTGAAACCTTCTGTTTTGGCTCGATATGCTACTGCTACACCTTTCTCAGTTGATATTAGCACGATGTTGCAAATACAACAAAACTTTGAAGTAGGTGCATTATACCGAACTGATAAAGCCTATGCTGCAATGGCTAATTTTATTCTTAACAAGAAATTCATCATTGGGTATGCTTATGAAATGAGTACGATTTCAACAATGGCTAGTGCTAAAAATACCAATGAAATTTTACTACAATATACGTTTTAA